The window CGATGTTCAGCTCGGCACCCTCGGGCAGTTCGATGTCCTCGACACGTCGGACGTCACCGATCTGCATGCCAACGACCGAGAGCTCGAGACTGTTGGGCACCTCGAGTGGCAGGGACTTCAGCGGCAACGTGTGCAGGATGTGGTTGACGACACCGCCGGTGTCGCGCGCCACGTCGGTGTCGCCGATGAGGTGGATGGGGACCTCGACCTCGATCTTCTGGTCACGGGCGACCGCGAGGAAGTCGACGTGGAGGATGTCCTCGCGCACCGGGTGTCGCTGGATGTCACGCGCGACCGTGAGGTGCTCCTCTCCGTCCACCTGGAGTCGGATCAGCACGTTCAACCCGGCCGGTGTGTGCAGTGCGTGGTACAGCTCGCGCTGGTCGACGGTGACCGCGAGCGCATCGATGCCGTGGCCGTACACGACGGCAGGCGTGCGCCCCGCCTGGCGCAGACGGTTGGCGTTCTTGCGGCCGCGCTCGGGGCGCCCGTCTGCGGTGAGCGTGACCTGGTCAGTCATCGCGGTACCTCGCGTGTCCGTGGGTCGTGCCAGCCCGGCTCGACATCGACGGCGCTCGCCGTGGTCAGGGGGCCTGGCACAGATCCGGCCCGCCGGGGCGGGCCGTCGTCCGGGCAGGGTACCGATGGCGCCGGCGGGGCGGCAACCGGCCGAGGCGGGGTACACGACGGGATCCGCGGAAAGCCTTGACACCTAGCGTTGCTAGGTATAGCATCCCGATGCATGAGACCAGAGAAGCTCAAGGGCCACCTCGACCTGCTCCTCCTCGCCATCCTCGCCGAGGGACCCATCCACGGCTACGCCGTCATGGAGCAGCTTCGGACGCGCAGCGGCGAGACGTTCGATCTCCCGGAGGGGACGGTCTACCCGGCGCTGCACCGACTCCAGAAGTCGCGACTCGTCACCTCCGCGTGGGACGTCGTCAACGGCCGTCGGCGCCGCGTCTACACGCTGACCGACCGCGGCCGCGCCCAGTTGCAGCGCGAGCACGCCACCTGGAACGAATTCGCCGGTGCCATCCAGTCCGTCCTGAAGGGAGTGTCGTGGCCGGAACCAGCGTGATCGACGCGTACCTCGAGGACCTGCGTCGTCTGCTGCGGCGCACCCACGACGCCGAGGAGATCCTCATCGAGGTCCAGGACCACCTGCTGGAGACGATCGAGCGTCTGGAACGGGACGGCCTCGGCTCCGACGCCGCCGCCGCCGAAGCAGTGCGACGGTTCGGCCCAGCTGCCCCGCTTAGCCGTGCCCTCAACGACGCCAACGGAGGTGCCGCCATGCCCACTCGCTTCACCCGGCTCGCTGGTGCGGCAGGGATGTCCTTGCCGGTCGTCGGTCTGCTCGCCGCGCTCGTCACCGCATCGTCGGTCGCGGGCACATCACTGAGTTGGCTCGGCGCAGCCTCCTGGTCAACCATGGCGATGCTCCTCGTGATCACGGTCATCGGTCTCTACCGGCGTCACGGTGCCACCGGAGGCACGCTGGCCCGCGCGGGGATG of the Actinomycetota bacterium genome contains:
- a CDS encoding 50S ribosomal protein L25, with amino-acid sequence MTDQVTLTADGRPERGRKNANRLRQAGRTPAVVYGHGIDALAVTVDQRELYHALHTPAGLNVLIRLQVDGEEHLTVARDIQRHPVREDILHVDFLAVARDQKIEVEVPIHLIGDTDVARDTGGVVNHILHTLPLKSLPLEVPNSLELSVVGMQIGDVRRVEDIELPEGAELNIDPERTIVTINAPTILEEPEEEEEVVGLEGLTAEEIAELSEEEKAALVEEAAEAEAEGEGEGEGAGEVPAGDEGGE
- a CDS encoding permease prefix domain 1-containing protein, whose protein sequence is MAGTSVIDAYLEDLRRLLRRTHDAEEILIEVQDHLLETIERLERDGLGSDAAAAEAVRRFGPAAPLSRALNDANGGAAMPTRFTRLAGAAGMSLPVVGLLAALVTASSVAGTSLSWLGAASWSTMAMLLVITVIGLYRRHGATGGTLARAGMALFAASPLLALPAGYGAGVMLPFVAGAGLSVLAVAWWRADVLPRFVAAAVAAVPPLAILVMGIGSAVHLDMGRYGVVFAGALTLAVAWLSATMWRETPVDAVGPHTPTVA
- a CDS encoding helix-turn-helix transcriptional regulator, producing MRPEKLKGHLDLLLLAILAEGPIHGYAVMEQLRTRSGETFDLPEGTVYPALHRLQKSRLVTSAWDVVNGRRRRVYTLTDRGRAQLQREHATWNEFAGAIQSVLKGVSWPEPA